Part of the Vicugna pacos chromosome 3, VicPac4, whole genome shotgun sequence genome is shown below.
aagaaaaaaggaaatgacaaCTGAGGCTatgaaaggagaagaaatatcAGGGATAGAATATAGAGCATAGATCTTCCAAATTTTCTAACTCATTCATGTACCCAGAATTACAGAGGAGACCACAATTTTAACCCAGCTTCTTTGGTGGCATAACTGAAAGTGTAACATATCTTTAGTATCAtgtgttttcttttgaatatgtCTAGACTCTTTCTTCTACTCCATGATCTAGTCATACTtcaatttcttcctgattcatttATTAATGGGCAAGATTGCGCTGTACTGAGATTCACTGATTCAATCAACAGTCCTTTACTGAATGCTCTAGACACGATTTCAGGCACTGGGGATATGCCTATAATGCAAACAGGCAAAGCCCATCTTGGAGCTTACAGTCCAGTGAGAGGGAGACCAACAACGTGCAACTGATTCAATAAATGGACAGAATAGTTCAGAAAATAAGTCCTAGGATGGAAGCAAAGCATAATGATGAAGTCAGTGGGAGTTGGGGAATGAGAGGATGTGGCCTAAGAAGGTTTTGAATAACTAGAGGGATCCAGTTGAACTAAGAGCTGGGGACCAAGTCACTTGGGCCAAAAAATCCCACATGTAAAGGGCTTCAGATGTGAGGAAGCTACTTTGGAGAACAAAAAGAGGGTAAGGAATTCTGGTCCAGAATGAAATTGAAAGAATGAAGAGGGGCTTGGCAGACCATGCCCAGaagtgaattttcttttaaatgcccCAGCAAATATTGAGGACTTGAAGCAAGGGGATTAGTGATAAGATTTCGATTTTTAAATGATTCCTCTGCCTGCTGTGTGGCAAATGGGTTGCTTGGGCCAGAAGTAAGAACTGAGAAAACAGCTGAAGGGGATGGCTGATGGAGTCATGTCGGTGTGGGGGGAAAGTAATGACTAAAAGATGAGTCCTTAGGTTTTAGTCATTGAGTTTATCATGTTCGTGTATAATTGGATTGAATTAAAGACAGCTAATTGTGTACCCTGGATTCAGCATACCtatactttttcttctctgacttgGTATTACCTTATTCTTAGGAAACATTCACAAATCCATGTGAATAATTTttagagaataatttttaaaaatgagctgtGTATAAGGGAGCACGTCAGAATCACGAAGGGAAAGATGATACCATGTTGTCAGGCTGTCTTGCCAAAAATTTCAGTGAGTTCACTCTGCTTGTTGAGTTGTTGGCTCACTTGCCTACTTGTGTATTAGGAGACAAAGAGTCTCTAATCCACTGGTTAGGTTTTTTTACACTCCCATGAAGATATTCAGAAAGGACATTTTCAATGAAGAAGTATGAATAATGAATGATCTTTGTTTTGTGACTAATGCTGTATTTTTTTGTCACACGCAAATGACTGAGCCTCAGATTATTCCCATTATGATATCTCAATGTAAACTCTCAAACTTCTATTCCATGTTGCAATTTGTCACACTTTATAAAAACGGTTACCACGATTTTACCTTGCAACAGTTGAATAAGGAGGTACAAATGTTGGGGGCAAATCTGCTAAAATAAATAATCCCATGTGACCCACAATTTGTTAGAAGTGTGGACAGTAAATTAACTCATAATATtcaggtttttggtttgttttatcatgatatttttgttattccatggaaataaacTAATTTAAGGCTAAAATACAACATTCTAACCATGAGTACTATTTTTTGCTTGAGTAAGAATGCATTTGGGTAGTATTATAAACTTTCTAAGTCTCTTCTCATTGTATTACAATTTTATCTGAAATGAAGAATattcaaaatactgtattttgcAAAATTATCCAGTTATTACTAAGTTGTTGAACAGCCTGAgaaaaatcaagggaaaaaaaaaacatttgaatCCATCTCTTGGTAAATGCAAATATTATAAGGATGAGATGATGTCTGTTTTATTCAGAGTCGAATCCCCATGGTCTAGCATAGTGGTTGGCACAGTAGGAGCTTGAAATATTTTGgaggaaagaataaaatcattGGTTGCTGGCATAGTCAAGGACATAATGTCTTTGACGCATATTAGTGCTTCCAAAGGCTTACTCAATGCAGATCTGAGCCCAACATTTTTTCCAAGTCAACATCCTGCTTACTAACATGCTTGTATCTTGTTGAAAATTTATTTGTCAGTTCTACCTTCAAGTATTTTGGCACATAATGTGCCTCGACAGACTACAAGCACAGATGACTAAGAAAGTAGTTATATCATTCATGTTTGTGCTTTCATCCTAATAGTAGGTAAAAATCCAGTTTATCTTCAGATTCTTGATTATTCAGTAATGGCTTGCCTTGCAAAAATACACTTTGTCATCTCTACTGCCTCTTTTTGAATCGAAACAGATTCAACCGACCCTGTCACGGCATGCTCCACCAAAATGCCCTTGTCTCGGGAGTTCCACCTCCCACAGGGATTCTGAAACTAACCTTGATGATGCGTCaagccatttttttctcttgcctgtTTGATTGTGCTTTTGAAGCATTGCTCCCAGCCAAGATTTCCCTTCTTAGCTTTTTAACtttcaaactgttttcaaaattgGTTTAATATTATGTGTTCAATGAGATGTTTTCATGgagctatttctcagaatttttccATTCAGTAGCCATCAAGACAGGCTCATTTGCATCTCCAGAGTgactgaaaactttttttttttaaatgagcatcaAAACGTGCTTTACAAATTTGTGGCCAACTGCAGTGCTCACTTCGAGTTCTCTAGTTGTGGCTGGGGACTGTGCTCTGTTATTTTGAGCCATCAGATTCGCTATGATGCACCCTCTGCTTCAAGATTGTTCTACATTTCCCTTATCTTTTGTGTTTTTCACCATTTACACGCTTTTTTCGACCACCTCTTATTATttccaattaatttaaaatgaatatatttttgaaacaaTAAATAGTGACACTGAGTTTTCTAAAGTCTGCATCTCTAGACCTGTCACTGTTTTCAGACTAACTTCTGAAATGTAACACAACATAGTTTCATGTTTGTGAATAGTGCATTTGTCCAAGTCCAATTGTGGCAGGAAGCTTAACCAACCTCTGGGAGCCCaaggtcgtgtgtgtgtgtgtgtgtgtgtgttcaatctaaaataaaattaagaaaacacaatagtttgtttttttaaaaaaacttgttttttccaaaaaaagTGACCCACTCTTCTAGAGAAGCACTCATCGTCCTGTGCTCAGTGGGCTGTGTGTGCCATCTGTGAGTGCATCATAATGCATCAGTTCACTGATCCAGCTATAGTGAGAGTGGCACTTGGTTCTCCAACATCTTTAAAGTACCACATTTTCCAGTCATTCATTGCATATGAGTATGTACTATTTAtggggttaaaaaataaaatttgctgaCCTGGAATATTAGAATTCTGCTTGTGTATCTAAGGGTGCTTTAGCGAAATATACCAATACAGTAACTAATGTTCAAACATACCTTGTTCTTCTCGAGGCTGTAGATGTGCTTTTGCACACTGCACAGCCTTGTAACGCATCCCAGCATGAGATGCAGAGAGAGGAAAGCCGAATCTCAGGAAACACATTGACTACGGAATGGGGGGATGGAAAGGACCCGAGAATCAGAGGAAGAAATCTGGGAGGTAACAGGAAATTCAGGAGCATCCAGAGTGATACAGCATGGAGCAGGAAGAAGTGTTTAAAATGAAAGCAGTGGTGGgtggagaaatgaagaaagataaGAACAGAAACAGGCCATATGAGCTGAAGTCTAGGAAATTATTGATGTGGGGGCTGCAGCTGAAATTACTAGGAGTTAATGAGTCAGGAAGCTATGAGCAAGTTGAACAGTAAATATAAACCACTCTTTcatgcggggagccgctcgtgacggagggctgccgagcacaaaacttgggcgtaaaaccccaaagtgcagggcgccaggctctgagattgaagctgccgagcacaaaggttgggcctaaactcccacagtgcggggcgcccggctcaaaggtcaattgagtcagaacaatctctgtcccgccacaccttttactaaagaatgcaccaggtgcgcctatgcctgaggaaatacccttgagctactaagtcacaaaggaccttcagagggagagatacagttggcacacaaatcagtaatctatttagagaacaatcacctgagctaaatatacacgagtcacgatgttagcctagaggaacaatgtcttagcttatcatcttggttccaggaactcttaatcttagttttacaagaactgtaaacaataatgatgtctgtaacaatatacaagttaatggttttagtacacgccttaaaacaatacctttgcctccaggcaggaatgtatgagctaatcggttaaaatcatataaattgactgcaagaaataaactcgtcgttcactcttgacctagcatcttgcgggctagagtgagaccctctcaaccccaacttttcttgtcttgctgtctctttgttacgtctttccttttctcagtcctgcagcacagatttctggacctgatcgattgtcggctggctccgacaagtggcgcccgaacagggacctgaaatctggaagGAGTTTGCTGCAGCGACCGCCGCGGAAGAGAACGGAGAGCTCTCGgatttaaagtgaaagtaagtttccgcggggagtgtatttgagagtatgggACAAAATAATAGTAAAGGTTTATTTGTACAGATACTTAGAGTGATGTTAAAGGAAAGGGGAATTCAGGTCTCGAAACAATGTTTagaacaatttcttgtttttgtaaAAGAAATCTGTCCTTGGCTTCCAGAGCAGGGTACTGTTAATTTAGAAACTTGGAAGGTTGTTGGAGTTCGCCTAAGAGACTATTATACTGCCAATGGTCCAAATAAAATGCCAGCTACTATACTTCCTTTATGGCTACTAATTAGAGATTGCCTCGACCCAGCCACTGAGGGAGAGAAATTTGATactgtgaaaatagaaaatattgagccCTCTGCTCCTACTTATCCAGATGTTAAAGAAATTCCTTATGCTCCTCCTGCAGTAAATGCAACCGATGGTCCTTTTGATTCAGAACTAGATCCAGCTGATCAAGAGGAGTTAGAGGATCAAGCTGCCCGTTACCACAAGGATGAAGATCCTTGGGGCatcttttttgaggaaaataaaacttttgacaTGTCtaaatttaaagatattattACGGAATGTGTTCAACAGAATCTTTCTAAGAAGGAGCAGAAAAAGCCGCCAATAATTTCGTCTCCTCCTCCTAGTTATTCTCCACAGGAGGAGAAGGCatcaaaatttgttgttttaagtcctttacaaaaggCTTTGCAACAAGCTAGTAAAGAAGGAGAACACATTCCtggtttttctttagtatatCCAGTCCTTGAGGATGCCCAACAGCAGAGATActatgaaactattccttttaaacaattaaaagaattaaaaatggcttgtGCTCAATATGGACCTACTGCGCCTTTTACACAAGCCATTGTTGAAAGTTTAGGAAATCAATATTTACCTCCAAATGATTGGAAGCAAGTGGCACGTGCCTGCCTATCTGGTGGAAATTATCTACTTTGGAAATCAGAATTCTATGAAAATTGTGCAGCTACAGCTAGTATTAATCAGAGACAGGGCATCCAAGTTACATTAGAGCAATTAACTGGAGAAGGACAATATCAAGACACTCACTCACAATTGGGTTATTTGCCTGGTGCCTATCCTCAGATAAATGCAGCAGCGTTAAGAGCATGGAGAAAGCTGCCCAATTCTGAGAATAAAACTGAAGATTTGTCCAAAATTCGGCAGGGACCTGACGAGCCATACCAAGACTTTGTTGCTCGCCTTATGGAAACTATTGGTAAAGTGATAGGAGACGAGCAAGCAGGATTGGTTTTGGCTAAGCAATTAGCTTATGAGAATGCTAACTCTGCTTGTCAGGCCGCTCTAAGACCATACCGAAAAAAGAGTAATTTAGCTGATTTCATACGAATCTGTGCTGACATAGGACCATCCTATGTCCAAGGAATTGCTTTAGCTGCAGCTTTACAAGGAAAAACAGTTAAAGAGGTTTTGTTCCAACAAAACCGCCCAAAGAGAAATTTTCAAGGAACTTCCAGGGTAGCTGGCCCTCCTGGTAGTTGTCATGCATGTGGACAACTGGGGCATCGAGCAAATCAATGTCCTAAAAGAGGGCAACAACCGCCTGGTCAAGATATATTAGTAACCAGTCCTGGTTTATGTCcaaaatgtaaaaaaggaaaacactgggCTAAAGATTGCAGATCTAAGACTGATATAAATGGACAACTTCTGaaccagggaaactgggtgaggggccagccccaggccccgaAACAATGTTACGGGGCAATTCAGGAGACCTCTCAGGTCAGCCACAACCCGTTTCTTCCAGACCAAGTATTTCAGACCTCTATAGAGCAACCCC
Proteins encoded:
- the LOC140695678 gene encoding endogenous retrovirus group K member 7 Gag polyprotein-like, translating into MGQNNSKGLFVQILRVMLKERGIQVSKQCLEQFLVFVKEICPWLPEQGTVNLETWKVVGVRLRDYYTANGPNKMPATILPLWLLIRDCLDPATEGEKFDTVKIENIEPSAPTYPDVKEIPYAPPAVNATDGPFDSELDPADQEELEDQAARYHKDEDPWGIFFEENKTFDMSKFKDIITECVQQNLSKKEQKKPPIISSPPPSYSPQEEKASKFVVLSPLQKALQQASKEGEHIPGFSLVYPVLEDAQQQRYYETIPFKQLKELKMACAQYGPTAPFTQAIVESLGNQYLPPNDWKQVARACLSGGNYLLWKSEFYENCAATASINQRQGIQVTLEQLTGEGQYQDTHSQLGYLPGAYPQINAAALRAWRKLPNSENKTEDLSKIRQGPDEPYQDFVARLMETIGKVIGDEQAGLVLAKQLAYENANSACQAALRPYRKKSNLADFIRICADIGPSYVQGIALAAALQGKTVKEVLFQQNRPKRNFQGTSRVAGPPGSCHACGQLGHRANQCPKRGQQPPGQDILVTSPGLCPKCKKGKHWAKDCRSKTDINGQLLNQGNWVRGQPQAPKQCYGAIQETSQVSHNPFLPDQVFQTSIEQPQGVQDWTSVPPPTQY